One part of the Phoenix dactylifera cultivar Barhee BC4 chromosome 4, palm_55x_up_171113_PBpolish2nd_filt_p, whole genome shotgun sequence genome encodes these proteins:
- the LOC103708190 gene encoding uncharacterized protein LOC103708190 isoform X2, producing the protein MEAFEFEWQPSAFRSVKTFTYESLNNIARLINGCSALVLTILPGNTSILEGLHGWELRPTLRGPRLPRWMENGVSSFNEFIHELSVDAETSSTVDSISGEEDNEESMFPASPMSQSSRLSHTSSLSRYDRRVLRVIKCLLSWILWPATFLLKVPLILFESAGVWRVGTFPKNSPKGHQSSCSHLTKKSVQLKDHVVQRATDRRRGVVEDLQLAIEIFIESVFDIFHKAAHFILSPSEVRQRLFGWFSSHESSGRDNYDSDTDVPVQTATLGDADPTPTERQTTFHQSLNTDARTCQDVISELGYPYEAIRVVTSDGYVLLLERIPRRDSRKVVYLQHGVLDTSMGWVSNGVVGSPAFAAFDQGYDVFLGNLRGLVSREHVDKNISSRKYWRYSINEHGTQDVPAMIEKIHEIKTSELNIICKSDSEDEVCDQPYKLCAVCHSLGGAVMLMYLITRRIEAKPHRLSRLILLSPAGFHEDSAIAFTLIERLLLVIGPVLAPIVPALYIPTRFFRMLLNKLARDFHNYPALGGLVQTLMGYVVGGDSSNWIGVIGLPHYNMYDMPGVSLHVALHLAQIKHARKFIMYDYGSASANMEAYGTAEPLDLGEYYNLIDVPVDLVAGRKDKVIRPSMVRKHYRMMRRAGVEVSYNEFEYAHLDFTFSHRVELLAYVMSRLLQVLPPKQHQGKQTTVRIRKLNKARLNNSGDDAESIQIDEIKPSAE; encoded by the exons ATGGAAGCTTTCGAGTTTGAATGGCAGCCATCAGCGTTCAG ATCAGTGAAGACATTCACTTATGAATCTTTGAACAATATTGCGAGGCTGATTAATGGATGTTCAGCACTTGTATTGACCATTCTGCCAGGGAATACTAGCATTTTAGAAGGCCTCCATGGCTGGGAGCTGAGACCCACTCTTCGCGGACCTCGACTTCCTCGTTGGATGGAAAA TGGGGTTTCTTCTTTCAACGAATTCATCCATGAACTTTCTGTGGATGCTGAAACTTCCTCAACAGTAGATTCTATATCCggggaagaagataatgaggaaAGTATGTTTCCTGCCTCTCCTATGTCTCAATCTTCACGCTTATCCCATACAAGCAGTCTCAGCAGATATGATCGACGTGTACTACGTGTTATCAAGTGCCTGCTTTCCTGGATTTTGTGGCCTGCAACATTTCTTCTTAAGGTACCACTTATCCTATTTGAATCAGCTGGTGTATGGAGAGTTGGAACATTCCCTAAAAATAGCCCAAAAGGCCACCAGTCATCATGTtctcatcttaccaagaagtcAGTTCAACTTAAGGACCATGTTGTTCAGCGTGCCACTGACCGGAGACGTGGAGTTGTTGAG GATCTCCAGCTAGCTATCGAGATATTTATTGAATCAGTTTTTGACATTTTTCACAAGGCAGCACATTTTATTCTTTCACCTTCTGAAGTGCGCCAAAGATTATTTGGATGGTTTTCATCCCATGAAAGTAGTGGAAGGGATAATTATGATAGTGACACAGATGTACCTGTTCAAACTGCTACTCTTGGTGATGCTGATCCAACTCCAACTGAAAGGCAGACTACATTTCATCAGTCTCTAAATACGGATGCTCGAACTTGTCAGGATGTCATATCAGAACTTGG GTATCCTTATGAGGCTATCCGGGTGGTTACGTCTGATGGATATGTGCTACTTCTGGAGAGAATTCCGAG GCGTGATTCACGGAAGGTTGTCTATCTGCAACATGGAGTATTAGATACATCTATGGG TTGGGTGTCTAATGGTGTTGTTGGTTCTCCTGCATTTGCGGCTTTTGATCAAG GTTATGACGTATTTCTAGGGAACTTACGTGGTTTGGTTTCAAGGGAGCACGTGGACAAGAATATTTCCTCACGCAA GTACTGGAGATATTCCATCAATGAGCATGGGACACAAGATGTACCTGCAATGATAGAAAAGATACATGAAATAAAAACGTCCGAGTTAAACATAATCTGCAAATCTGATTCAGAAGATGAAGTCTGTGATCAGCCCTATAAACTTTGTGCAGTATGCCACAGCCTGGGAGGAGCAGTGATGCTGATGTATCTCATAACACGTAGGATCGAAGCAAAGCCTCATAGGCTGTCAAGGTTGATCTTGTTATCTCCTGCAGGCTTCCATGAGGACTCTGCAATAGCATTTACCTTAATAGAGAGACTCCTCCTTGTGATTGGTCCAGTGCTTGCTCCAATTGTGCCCGCACTGTATATACCTACCAGATTCTTTCGGATGCTTCTAAACAAGTTAGCCAGAGACTTCCACAACTACCCTGCCTTGGGAGGTCTTGTTCAGACTCTCATGGGCTATGTTGTAGGGGGCGACAGCTCAAATTGGATAGGGGTGATAGGGTTGCCTCATTATAACATGTATGACATGCCTGGAGTATCGCTTCATGTGGCCCTTCACCTTGCACAGATAAAGCATGCAAGAAAGTTCATAATGTATGATTATGGAAGTGCATCTGCCAACATGGAAGCATATGGAACAGCAGAGCCGTTGGACTTGGGGGAGTATTACAACCTTATTGACGTGCCTGTTGATCTCGTAGCAGGGCGGAAGGATAAAGTTATTCGGCCTTCTATGGTGAGGAAGCACTACAGGATGATGAGAAGGGCAGGTGTGGAGGTCTCGTACAATGAGTTTGAATATGCTCATTTGGACTTCACATTTTCACACAGGGTGGAGCTTCTGGCTTATGTCATGTCCCGTCTACTTCAGGTTCTGCCTCCGAAACAGCACCAAGGCAAGCAGACGACGGTCAGAATCAGAAAACTAAACAAGGCCAGGTTAAACAACAGTGGGGACGATGCAGAGAGTATACAAATAGATGAAATTAAGCCTTCAGCCGAATGA
- the LOC103708190 gene encoding uncharacterized protein LOC103708190 isoform X1, with the protein MLRRFVDNVLAVTKESVKTFTYESLNNIARLINGCSALVLTILPGNTSILEGLHGWELRPTLRGPRLPRWMENGVSSFNEFIHELSVDAETSSTVDSISGEEDNEESMFPASPMSQSSRLSHTSSLSRYDRRVLRVIKCLLSWILWPATFLLKVPLILFESAGVWRVGTFPKNSPKGHQSSCSHLTKKSVQLKDHVVQRATDRRRGVVEDLQLAIEIFIESVFDIFHKAAHFILSPSEVRQRLFGWFSSHESSGRDNYDSDTDVPVQTATLGDADPTPTERQTTFHQSLNTDARTCQDVISELGYPYEAIRVVTSDGYVLLLERIPRRDSRKVVYLQHGVLDTSMGWVSNGVVGSPAFAAFDQGYDVFLGNLRGLVSREHVDKNISSRKYWRYSINEHGTQDVPAMIEKIHEIKTSELNIICKSDSEDEVCDQPYKLCAVCHSLGGAVMLMYLITRRIEAKPHRLSRLILLSPAGFHEDSAIAFTLIERLLLVIGPVLAPIVPALYIPTRFFRMLLNKLARDFHNYPALGGLVQTLMGYVVGGDSSNWIGVIGLPHYNMYDMPGVSLHVALHLAQIKHARKFIMYDYGSASANMEAYGTAEPLDLGEYYNLIDVPVDLVAGRKDKVIRPSMVRKHYRMMRRAGVEVSYNEFEYAHLDFTFSHRVELLAYVMSRLLQVLPPKQHQGKQTTVRIRKLNKARLNNSGDDAESIQIDEIKPSAE; encoded by the exons ATGCTGCGGAGGTTCGTGGACAACGTTCTTGCCGTCACGAAGGA ATCAGTGAAGACATTCACTTATGAATCTTTGAACAATATTGCGAGGCTGATTAATGGATGTTCAGCACTTGTATTGACCATTCTGCCAGGGAATACTAGCATTTTAGAAGGCCTCCATGGCTGGGAGCTGAGACCCACTCTTCGCGGACCTCGACTTCCTCGTTGGATGGAAAA TGGGGTTTCTTCTTTCAACGAATTCATCCATGAACTTTCTGTGGATGCTGAAACTTCCTCAACAGTAGATTCTATATCCggggaagaagataatgaggaaAGTATGTTTCCTGCCTCTCCTATGTCTCAATCTTCACGCTTATCCCATACAAGCAGTCTCAGCAGATATGATCGACGTGTACTACGTGTTATCAAGTGCCTGCTTTCCTGGATTTTGTGGCCTGCAACATTTCTTCTTAAGGTACCACTTATCCTATTTGAATCAGCTGGTGTATGGAGAGTTGGAACATTCCCTAAAAATAGCCCAAAAGGCCACCAGTCATCATGTtctcatcttaccaagaagtcAGTTCAACTTAAGGACCATGTTGTTCAGCGTGCCACTGACCGGAGACGTGGAGTTGTTGAG GATCTCCAGCTAGCTATCGAGATATTTATTGAATCAGTTTTTGACATTTTTCACAAGGCAGCACATTTTATTCTTTCACCTTCTGAAGTGCGCCAAAGATTATTTGGATGGTTTTCATCCCATGAAAGTAGTGGAAGGGATAATTATGATAGTGACACAGATGTACCTGTTCAAACTGCTACTCTTGGTGATGCTGATCCAACTCCAACTGAAAGGCAGACTACATTTCATCAGTCTCTAAATACGGATGCTCGAACTTGTCAGGATGTCATATCAGAACTTGG GTATCCTTATGAGGCTATCCGGGTGGTTACGTCTGATGGATATGTGCTACTTCTGGAGAGAATTCCGAG GCGTGATTCACGGAAGGTTGTCTATCTGCAACATGGAGTATTAGATACATCTATGGG TTGGGTGTCTAATGGTGTTGTTGGTTCTCCTGCATTTGCGGCTTTTGATCAAG GTTATGACGTATTTCTAGGGAACTTACGTGGTTTGGTTTCAAGGGAGCACGTGGACAAGAATATTTCCTCACGCAA GTACTGGAGATATTCCATCAATGAGCATGGGACACAAGATGTACCTGCAATGATAGAAAAGATACATGAAATAAAAACGTCCGAGTTAAACATAATCTGCAAATCTGATTCAGAAGATGAAGTCTGTGATCAGCCCTATAAACTTTGTGCAGTATGCCACAGCCTGGGAGGAGCAGTGATGCTGATGTATCTCATAACACGTAGGATCGAAGCAAAGCCTCATAGGCTGTCAAGGTTGATCTTGTTATCTCCTGCAGGCTTCCATGAGGACTCTGCAATAGCATTTACCTTAATAGAGAGACTCCTCCTTGTGATTGGTCCAGTGCTTGCTCCAATTGTGCCCGCACTGTATATACCTACCAGATTCTTTCGGATGCTTCTAAACAAGTTAGCCAGAGACTTCCACAACTACCCTGCCTTGGGAGGTCTTGTTCAGACTCTCATGGGCTATGTTGTAGGGGGCGACAGCTCAAATTGGATAGGGGTGATAGGGTTGCCTCATTATAACATGTATGACATGCCTGGAGTATCGCTTCATGTGGCCCTTCACCTTGCACAGATAAAGCATGCAAGAAAGTTCATAATGTATGATTATGGAAGTGCATCTGCCAACATGGAAGCATATGGAACAGCAGAGCCGTTGGACTTGGGGGAGTATTACAACCTTATTGACGTGCCTGTTGATCTCGTAGCAGGGCGGAAGGATAAAGTTATTCGGCCTTCTATGGTGAGGAAGCACTACAGGATGATGAGAAGGGCAGGTGTGGAGGTCTCGTACAATGAGTTTGAATATGCTCATTTGGACTTCACATTTTCACACAGGGTGGAGCTTCTGGCTTATGTCATGTCCCGTCTACTTCAGGTTCTGCCTCCGAAACAGCACCAAGGCAAGCAGACGACGGTCAGAATCAGAAAACTAAACAAGGCCAGGTTAAACAACAGTGGGGACGATGCAGAGAGTATACAAATAGATGAAATTAAGCCTTCAGCCGAATGA